A portion of the bacterium genome contains these proteins:
- a CDS encoding enoyl-CoA hydratase/isomerase family protein, with translation MVENLEAPKYIVCKDKEGMFQIFLNRPPVNAFNADMVEEINRALAELLYRTDLKVVVFLTTGKNFCGGIDAEDFSDDRSYQLIEAMGRMFEQMQTLNVPVLSLVPGMAMGAGFELVMFSDLAIATESAKFGLPDIQLGLFPAFACNILQRYIPPKKAAELIFTGTTISSREAQEYGLINQVVPDDKLAEQAGVMVRKLLQYSAPVLQLAKKSMIQVQGKPLEEGIRTIEEIYLNELLALDDAREGIQAFVEKRKPAWKNQ, from the coding sequence ATGGTTGAAAACTTAGAAGCGCCAAAATACATCGTATGCAAAGATAAAGAAGGCATGTTTCAAATCTTTCTGAATCGGCCTCCTGTGAACGCTTTCAATGCGGATATGGTTGAGGAGATCAACAGAGCGCTTGCCGAACTCCTCTATCGCACCGACTTGAAGGTCGTTGTCTTTCTCACGACTGGAAAGAATTTCTGTGGTGGGATTGATGCAGAAGATTTTTCCGATGACCGCTCTTATCAGTTGATCGAAGCAATGGGCCGAATGTTCGAACAGATGCAGACCCTGAACGTACCTGTGTTGTCACTTGTGCCTGGTATGGCGATGGGAGCAGGCTTTGAGCTGGTGATGTTTTCTGATCTCGCGATTGCGACAGAATCAGCAAAATTTGGGCTTCCTGACATCCAGCTTGGGTTATTTCCGGCTTTTGCTTGTAATATTCTCCAAAGATATATTCCGCCAAAGAAAGCGGCTGAGCTGATTTTTACCGGCACAACGATTTCATCACGCGAAGCGCAAGAATATGGATTGATCAATCAGGTCGTTCCGGATGATAAGTTAGCCGAGCAGGCCGGGGTGATGGTCCGAAAACTGTTACAATACTCAGCGCCGGTTTTGCAGTTGGCAAAAAAGTCAATGATTCAAGTACAAGGGAAGCCTCTGGAAGAAGGGATCCGTACGATTGAAGAGATTTATCTGAATGAGCTTCTCGCCTTGGACGATGCGCGTGAAGGAATTCAGGCGTTTGTAGAGAAACGAAAACCGGCTTGGAAGAATCAGTAA
- a CDS encoding thiolase family protein: MSRDVFVLNAKRTPIGRFGGVLKDVTAVELGASVTQALLKESGVKPEEVEEVIFGHARPAGCGPNPARQVSYQSGIPDSSPAFTVNKACGSGLKALILGTQAIQLSRADCILIGGIESMSRVPYLLDQARFDGYRLGHGKLIDAMYRDGFHDPLSDMLMGETAEKLAEIHNIGRKEQDQFAIETQQKAGRAIQEGRLQQEISPVSIQVKKQTQLIEKDEHPRPDTTIEALAKLPPVFHEKGSVTAGNSSGITDGASAILLVSASFLEKHSFTPLARVIDYAQAGVPPDIMGIGPVPATEKLLARTKMQLNDFALIELNEAFAAQVIACQKLMKFDPARLNVNGGAIALGHPIGCTGARITTTLLHELKKRTSEKPLYGLATLCISGGLGLSVAFESIR, from the coding sequence ATGAGTAGAGATGTATTTGTATTGAACGCAAAGAGAACGCCGATCGGACGTTTCGGCGGCGTTCTGAAAGACGTAACCGCCGTAGAACTGGGCGCCTCCGTAACACAGGCCCTTCTGAAGGAATCGGGAGTGAAACCTGAAGAAGTGGAAGAAGTGATCTTCGGCCATGCAAGACCAGCCGGCTGCGGGCCGAACCCGGCCCGACAGGTGTCCTATCAATCCGGTATTCCGGATTCTTCTCCCGCCTTCACTGTCAACAAAGCCTGTGGGTCAGGGTTGAAAGCTTTGATTCTGGGCACGCAGGCGATTCAGCTGAGTCGCGCAGATTGCATTCTGATCGGTGGCATTGAAAGCATGAGCCGCGTTCCCTACCTTCTGGATCAGGCGCGCTTTGATGGCTACCGTCTGGGACATGGAAAACTCATAGATGCAATGTACCGCGATGGTTTTCATGATCCATTGAGCGACATGTTGATGGGAGAAACGGCGGAGAAACTGGCTGAGATTCATAACATCGGCCGGAAAGAACAGGATCAATTCGCCATAGAAACGCAACAGAAAGCAGGGCGCGCTATTCAAGAAGGCCGGCTTCAACAGGAGATCTCCCCCGTCAGCATTCAGGTGAAAAAACAAACACAGCTGATCGAAAAAGATGAACATCCAAGACCCGATACGACAATCGAAGCCTTGGCCAAATTGCCGCCGGTCTTCCACGAAAAGGGTTCTGTTACCGCGGGAAATTCTTCCGGGATCACAGATGGCGCCTCGGCAATCTTGCTGGTAAGCGCATCGTTTCTTGAGAAACATTCCTTCACACCACTTGCGCGCGTGATCGATTACGCTCAAGCCGGCGTTCCGCCGGATATTATGGGTATCGGACCGGTTCCTGCCACCGAGAAACTGCTCGCTCGGACGAAAATGCAGCTCAATGATTTCGCGCTGATCGAATTGAATGAAGCCTTTGCGGCTCAAGTTATCGCCTGTCAAAAACTGATGAAGTTCGATCCTGCGCGTTTGAACGTAAATGGTGGTGCAATCGCCCTCGGGCATCCAATCGGATGCACAGGCGCACGCATTACAACGACCTTACTTCATGAGCTCAAAAAACGGACCTCAGAAAAGCCGCTCTATGGTCTAGCGACTCTATGTATCAGCGGTGGACTCGGCCTTTCTGTTGCTTTCGAAAGCATTCGGTGA
- a CDS encoding PfkB family carbohydrate kinase, which yields MNSILVIGTVAFDSIRTRLAEANEVLGGSATFFAMAARLFTRVRLVAIVGKDFPHNHLKMFEDHGIDMEGLVRSEGLTFRWKGEYEENMNVRHTLETHLNVLEDFAADLPASYRNTPYVFLANINPDLQLKVLDQLEKPKLICCDTMNLWIIHQRPDLEKVLQRVDMFIISEEEAEMLTKESNIVKAAREILKMGQFSLIIKRGGYGAILFTQQKEVFAIPAYPLENVVDPTGAGDSFAGGFLGYLASRDSFDLETVQRAMIYGNIIASFAVEGFSVEKLSTITRQIVRNRLSDFLIMTHLAPASVHVE from the coding sequence ATGAACTCCATTCTTGTGATTGGTACTGTTGCTTTTGACTCCATCAGAACACGCCTGGCGGAAGCGAATGAGGTGCTCGGTGGTTCTGCCACATTTTTTGCGATGGCGGCGCGGCTGTTTACGCGCGTGCGGCTGGTTGCCATTGTGGGCAAAGATTTTCCGCACAATCACCTGAAAATGTTTGAAGACCATGGGATCGACATGGAAGGTCTGGTTCGATCGGAAGGGTTGACTTTCAGATGGAAAGGCGAATATGAAGAGAACATGAATGTGCGGCACACACTGGAAACTCATTTGAATGTTCTTGAAGATTTTGCCGCGGATTTGCCCGCTTCCTATAGAAACACTCCTTATGTATTCCTTGCAAATATCAATCCGGACCTGCAACTAAAAGTCCTGGATCAGCTGGAAAAACCAAAATTGATTTGCTGCGATACGATGAATCTCTGGATTATCCACCAACGGCCTGACCTGGAGAAGGTCTTGCAACGCGTGGATATGTTCATCATTTCAGAAGAAGAGGCTGAAATGTTGACCAAGGAGAGCAACATAGTCAAGGCAGCCCGTGAAATACTCAAGATGGGGCAGTTCTCCTTGATCATCAAACGCGGCGGATATGGCGCAATCCTATTTACACAGCAGAAGGAGGTTTTTGCGATCCCTGCTTATCCTTTGGAAAACGTGGTCGACCCCACGGGAGCCGGCGATTCCTTTGCGGGCGGTTTCCTGGGTTATCTTGCCTCACGCGATTCATTCGATTTGGAGACAGTACAACGCGCCATGATCTACGGCAATATCATTGCATCATTTGCGGTTGAGGGATTCAGCGTTGAAAAGCTGTCTACCATCACGCGCCAAATCGTGCGAAACCGGCTCAGCGATTTCCTGATCATGACCCACCTCGCGCCCGCCTCCGTCCATGTGGAATAG
- the mtnP gene encoding S-methyl-5'-thioadenosine phosphorylase, with the protein MAEVKVGVIGGSGLYQMNELTDIEEIKVSTPFGDPSDSYVVGTLDGVRIAFLARHGRGHRILPSEINYRANIYGFKKLGVEWLLSVSAVGSMKEKIAPLHIVIPDQFFDQTKRRIGTFFGQGVVGHIAFANPVCSNLAALLERSCRQSGITTHMGGTYICIEGPQFSTKAESRIYRQWGVDVIGMTNVPEAKLAREAEICYASMALVTDYDCWHETEETVTIEAVIAYLMKNVNNARSILRTAVQGLPLPRNCECATAIATGVITQREHIPDKTYEDLKLLIGKYVK; encoded by the coding sequence ATGGCAGAAGTGAAAGTCGGGGTAATCGGTGGAAGCGGCTTGTATCAAATGAACGAGCTGACCGACATCGAGGAGATAAAAGTGTCGACCCCCTTTGGAGATCCATCCGATTCGTACGTAGTCGGGACTCTCGATGGCGTCCGAATTGCATTCCTCGCCCGTCATGGTCGAGGCCACCGGATCTTACCATCCGAGATCAATTACAGGGCAAATATTTATGGCTTCAAGAAGCTGGGCGTCGAATGGCTTCTCTCCGTCAGCGCGGTTGGCAGTATGAAAGAAAAGATTGCTCCGCTTCACATCGTGATTCCGGATCAGTTCTTTGACCAAACCAAAAGGCGCATCGGCACCTTTTTTGGGCAGGGAGTCGTTGGTCATATTGCCTTTGCCAATCCTGTTTGTTCTAACCTTGCAGCACTTCTGGAGCGCAGTTGCCGGCAATCCGGAATCACAACTCACATGGGCGGCACCTACATTTGTATTGAAGGGCCGCAATTTTCCACAAAGGCAGAATCGCGAATCTACCGCCAGTGGGGTGTGGATGTCATCGGAATGACGAACGTTCCGGAAGCCAAACTGGCGCGGGAAGCAGAAATTTGCTACGCATCGATGGCTCTCGTTACCGATTATGACTGCTGGCATGAAACGGAGGAAACCGTTACCATCGAAGCAGTGATTGCGTACTTAATGAAGAATGTAAACAATGCCAGATCGATCCTTCGTACTGCGGTTCAGGGTTTACCACTGCCTCGCAATTGTGAATGTGCAACCGCAATTGCAACAGGCGTGATTACCCAAAGAGAACATATTCCGGATAAAACCTACGAAGATTTGAAACTGTTAATTGGTAAATACGTCAAGTAA
- a CDS encoding acyl-CoA dehydrogenase family protein gives MVRDTIREFVNDKVLPVIEKHNREATFPMHLIGPIAELGILGATLKGYGCAGLNNVAYGLIMQELERGDSGLRSFASVQGSLVMYPIYSFGSEEQKQYWLPELAAGRKIGCFGLTEPDFGSNPGGMLTKAVREGNTWVLNGTKRWITNGSIADVAVVWARTDEGIRGFLVEKGAKGFTTMDQKGKFSLRASVTSELIMEDCRIPAENILPGSKGLASPLSCLNQARYGIAWGAIGAAMACYDEAVNYAKTRIQFDKPIASFQMVQEKLVYMLSEITKGQLLCLQLGRLKDQGKVTAQQVSLAKMNNVYHALQIARTARDILGASGITDEYQCGRHLCNLESVFTYEGTHNIHTLILGEWITGIPAYK, from the coding sequence ATGGTTCGCGACACGATCCGCGAATTTGTAAACGACAAAGTTCTTCCGGTCATTGAAAAACACAATCGCGAAGCAACTTTCCCCATGCACCTCATTGGACCAATCGCGGAGCTTGGCATTCTTGGAGCAACTCTGAAAGGTTACGGTTGCGCCGGTTTGAACAACGTCGCATACGGTTTGATTATGCAAGAGCTCGAACGAGGGGACAGTGGGCTGCGCAGTTTTGCCTCGGTGCAGGGTTCCCTTGTCATGTACCCGATCTACAGTTTTGGTTCGGAAGAACAGAAACAATACTGGTTGCCCGAGCTTGCTGCTGGGCGCAAGATCGGTTGTTTTGGATTGACTGAACCGGACTTTGGTTCAAACCCAGGCGGGATGTTGACCAAAGCGGTGCGCGAGGGAAACACGTGGGTGCTCAATGGAACAAAACGCTGGATCACCAATGGAAGTATTGCAGATGTGGCTGTTGTCTGGGCAAGAACCGATGAAGGGATTCGTGGCTTTTTAGTGGAAAAAGGCGCGAAAGGCTTTACCACGATGGATCAAAAAGGAAAGTTTTCCTTGCGGGCATCGGTAACTTCGGAACTGATCATGGAAGACTGCAGAATCCCGGCTGAAAATATTTTGCCCGGCTCGAAAGGTCTCGCTTCTCCGCTCAGTTGTCTCAATCAGGCAAGGTACGGAATCGCCTGGGGCGCAATCGGCGCAGCTATGGCCTGTTATGACGAAGCAGTCAATTACGCAAAGACGCGGATTCAATTCGACAAACCGATTGCTTCTTTTCAGATGGTGCAGGAAAAACTCGTATACATGCTTTCAGAGATAACAAAAGGCCAGCTGTTGTGCCTCCAGCTAGGGCGGCTTAAGGATCAAGGCAAAGTCACAGCGCAGCAAGTCTCGTTGGCCAAAATGAATAACGTTTATCATGCATTGCAGATCGCCAGAACCGCGCGGGACATTCTGGGAGCAAGTGGCATCACCGATGAATACCAGTGCGGCCGGCACCTTTGCAATCTGGAATCCGTGTTCACCTATGAAGGGACTCACAACATCCACACCTTAATTCTGGGAGAGTGGATTACTGGAATTCCCGCCTACAAATAA
- a CDS encoding class I SAM-dependent rRNA methyltransferase yields the protein MQQLPIAVIHDKGKKRLKGNHPWVFSNELLSKPGAAAGELVEIQDSSGRYLATGYYNPHTLIAVRILTFHKTFDTAERVQNAFTFREKHYGDKIYRLIYSESDGLPGLIVDRYDETLVVQILTAGMERLKEQVLSTLQNLIQPKRILLRNDSPYRKLEGLEQQVEWYFGSPVTEEWIEVDGLKFLVNYEQGQKTGFFLDQRENRKRLLSYGAAESLLDAFSYTGAWSLYGAAAGIQRIIAVDASQEALSKAEQNASKNGYRITTIVADAPDFLRDLSASDERYDRIVLDPPAFCKSKRHLASATRAYREVNLRAMKSLNPDGLLFSSSCSQPVTAEIFLEILRQAATASGRRFFLREILFHPPDHPILIGFPESHYLKCVVLQVVK from the coding sequence GTGCAACAGCTGCCGATCGCTGTTATTCACGACAAGGGCAAAAAAAGATTAAAGGGAAATCATCCCTGGGTGTTTTCCAATGAGCTGCTGAGCAAGCCGGGTGCCGCCGCTGGCGAGCTGGTTGAAATTCAGGACAGTTCCGGTCGCTATCTTGCAACCGGTTACTACAATCCGCACACACTGATCGCGGTCCGGATCCTGACATTTCATAAAACGTTTGATACAGCAGAGCGCGTACAGAATGCGTTCACGTTCCGCGAAAAACACTACGGGGACAAAATTTACCGCCTAATCTACAGCGAATCGGATGGCCTGCCCGGTTTGATTGTGGATCGCTATGATGAAACCCTTGTGGTCCAGATTCTGACGGCGGGCATGGAAAGACTGAAGGAGCAGGTTCTTTCAACCTTACAAAATCTCATCCAGCCAAAACGGATCCTGCTGCGAAATGATTCTCCTTACCGGAAACTGGAAGGATTGGAACAACAAGTTGAGTGGTATTTCGGAAGTCCCGTAACGGAAGAATGGATAGAAGTTGACGGCCTGAAGTTTCTTGTAAACTACGAACAAGGACAAAAAACCGGATTTTTTCTCGATCAAAGGGAGAATCGCAAAAGACTCCTGTCTTATGGCGCAGCAGAGTCTTTGCTTGACGCCTTTTCGTACACGGGCGCATGGTCCCTGTACGGTGCGGCGGCAGGAATCCAGCGAATTATTGCCGTGGATGCTTCTCAAGAGGCTCTCTCGAAAGCGGAACAGAATGCATCAAAAAACGGATATCGTATTACAACAATAGTAGCCGATGCGCCGGACTTTCTCCGGGACCTCTCAGCAAGTGACGAACGCTATGACAGGATCGTTCTGGATCCTCCGGCTTTCTGCAAATCCAAGCGGCATCTGGCTTCAGCAACGCGCGCGTACCGTGAGGTCAATTTGCGCGCCATGAAGTCTCTGAACCCGGATGGGCTTCTTTTTAGCTCTTCCTGTTCGCAGCCCGTGACCGCGGAAATATTTCTGGAGATTCTACGCCAGGCAGCAACTGCTTCGGGCAGACGGTTCTTTCTGCGCGAGATTCTGTTCCATCCACCGGATCATCCTATCCTCATCGGTTTTCCGGAATCCCATTACCTGAAATGCGTAGTGCTGCAGGTAGTTAAGTAG